One region of Vidua chalybeata isolate OUT-0048 chromosome 26, bVidCha1 merged haplotype, whole genome shotgun sequence genomic DNA includes:
- the HCRT gene encoding hypocretin neuropeptide precursor: MGHAPEPLGHLKTPGRMEVPNTKPRRAACLLLLLLLCSLAAARQSLPHCCRQKTCPCRVYDLLHGMGNHAAGILTLGKRKSVPLAFQSRLYRLLHGSGNHAAGILTMGKRGQHSGTVCHDTLGCPAGTVAQPTAVPRGAATSHGGARECQGHSGKDLSTSQAQGAARSFY, from the exons ATGGGACATGCCCCAGAGCCGCTCGGCCACCTGAAGACCCCAGGAAGGATGGAGGTGCCCAACACCAAG CCCCGGCGAGCTgcctgcctcctgctcctgctcctgctctgctccctggctgctgcccggCAGAGCCTGCCCCACTGCTGCCGGCAGAAGACCTGCCCCTGCCGTGTCTACGACCTCCTGCACGGCATGGGCAACCACGCTGCTGGCATCCTCACACTGGGCAAGAGGAAAAGCGTCCCCCTGGCCTTCCAGAGCCGGCTCTACCGCCTGCTCCATGGCTCCGGCAACCACGCTGCGGGCATCCTCACAATGGGCAAGCGAGGGCAGCACTCTGGCACCGTCTGCCACGACACGCTGGGCTGCCCTGCGGGCACGGTCGCCCAGCCGACAGCGGTGCCGCGAGGTGCCGCCACCAGCCATGGCGGCGCCAGGGAGTgccagggacactcagggaaGGACCTGAGCACGAGCCAGGCCCAGGGAGCTGCAAGGAGCTTTTACTGA